TCTGGACCACCCAAGCCGCGATACTCCTCCCTTTGACGGAGAATGGAGGTACTGGTCTGCGCTCGTTTGCTCTCCCGCTGCGCCATTTCCTACGGCGATGAAGAGAACAACACACATAATGTTTCTCAATGAAtgatgaagtaaaaaaaaaaaaaaacgagtggaGAACATGAACAATTTCTTACCTCTCCGTTGTTGTTGAGGAGCTGCGTTACCATTTCGCTGGCCACAAACCAACGTTGCTCCTTCATCACAAGAGTTGACGGCGGCTCGTGGGCTGTTCCACTGCCTAAGCCAATCACAAATGAACCGTATGTAAGTCAACACCTTCGATAATTCGCACGTTCCATGCCACGCCAAATGCTAGCTAATGATAGCTTACCCGCTGACCAGACCGTCACTGAGCCTCCGGGAGCCATTTTCAATGAACGATGAAATTTGTAGATGGTCTCGGTTTCGTGGGCCTTGTGCACTAGCTGCCATCCGCTCAAAGATACCTCCTGTGAAAGTGGCAATTTAAATGAAACGCCTGtcttaaaaaaatgatttcacgaTGGGAATTTTCAAACCTTGTCGCCCTTGTTTTGCAAACGAATGAATTTCCCTTCGGAGTCGACTTCAGAGACTTCGACGTCTCCCTTTGCGCTCGCTGAGGTGACATAGTCGGCCAACGAGTACGAAGACGATTCTTCGAGCATGGTCCGCTTACGCTTGAGGGCTCGTGTTGGGGTGCGGCGAGAAGGGGTGCCAGCACGCGTGCTCTGCGAGGTGGTAGCAGCCACCGTTGGCGTCAAGTTCAATCTGTTTTGGAATAACACAACTAATTTATTCACCAACTCATTAGCAAGACAAAAGCATTTGATGAAATGTACCGTGTTTCTTCGCCTTCTAGCAGTTTACGGTAAGCAGAAATTTCCATATCAAGGGCAGTGCGAATGTCCATCAAATCCTGGTATTCTTGCAACTGAACAGCCATTTGTTCGCGAAGACGGTTGATTTCTCCTTGACCCATGGCAGAATAGACAACAGATGCTTCATTGATGGCTTTGGCGTGTGCAGCACGTTCAGTTTCcatgttccgttccaattccCCAACACGATTCTATCATTAGAATGCACATGGGAAGGACAAACTGTGATTAATGAGCTAAATACAACATTTACGAAGTTGTGTACCTTCAGATGAGCGTTGGCCGATTCCAATTCAGACAATTTCAAATTGCAGTCATTCAAACGAGCCCGAGTTTGAATAACCTCTTCGTAATGCGAACTAGCGGCGCTTCGTTGCTTTTTCATCTGATCTTCCAAATCTTGGACCTTGAAAAGAGTAAAACACGTCACTGTCATGATATAAAAGAAGGCCAGTAGCGATTGAAACGAACCTTATTTTGATACAAGGCTTCGACTTCGTCTCTGCTTTGTTGAATCTGCGATTCATACTGATCGCGAAGCTCCTGCAAGGTAGTCTGCAAACGGGCCTGGTAATGTTCTTGAAGGCGCCCGTCAATCTCACTGATTTCAACTTGCTTGTTGGATCGAACTTCCGTCATTTCTCGCTCGTACATCTATTCAAAACACAATAATAATCAGGTTGTTTGAAACGAAACCAATACAGATCAAGTGACTCTACCTGTTGCTTGAATGACAGCTCTTCTTTAAGAGTCATGTTTCGGTTTTCTAAATCAGTGCGGGCCAGCAATTCTGTTTCCAGCTGTTGCTGTAATTCAGGCACTTGTTTCGCTAGTTTGTCCCTCTCCGCAGCGATTTCCtgttcatgaaaaaaaaatatactcaAAAATAGTGAAACTTTAGATCTTGACTTTCTGTGttacctttttctcttcgatcGCTCTGGCTAAATCGTTCTTCA
The window above is part of the Daphnia carinata strain CSIRO-1 chromosome 7, CSIRO_AGI_Dcar_HiC_V3, whole genome shotgun sequence genome. Proteins encoded here:
- the LOC130699315 gene encoding lamin Dm0-like; this encodes MSAKSKKTPASSSQASSSASQSRSSPLSPTRLTRLQEKVELQNLNDRLANYIDRVRHLESENNRLNIQIQTTQETVTREVTSVKGSYEKELSDTRQLLDETAKEKARLQLDAGRARAELGELTPKYNKTKNDLLQAEKKVQQLESRNNELSTSLYQLKNDLARAIEEKKEIAAERDKLAKQVPELQQQLETELLARTDLENRNMTLKEELSFKQQMYEREMTEVRSNKQVEISEIDGRLQEHYQARLQTTLQELRDQYESQIQQSRDEVEALYQNKVQDLEDQMKKQRSAASSHYEEVIQTRARLNDCNLKLSELESANAHLKNRVGELERNMETERAAHAKAINEASVVYSAMGQGEINRLREQMAVQLQEYQDLMDIRTALDMEISAYRKLLEGEETRLNLTPTVAATTSQSTRAGTPSRRTPTRALKRKRTMLEESSSYSLADYVTSASAKGDVEVSEVDSEGKFIRLQNKGDKEVSLSGWQLVHKAHETETIYKFHRSLKMAPGGSVTVWSAGSGTAHEPPSTLVMKEQRWFVASEMVTQLLNNNGEEMAQRESKRAQTSTSILRQREEYRGLGGPEELHHQQGDPDGKDRCIVM